The Chloroflexi bacterium ADurb.Bin180 region GGCCCTCGATGCAGCGCAAAAGTCGAATCTCAGGCGCGCCCTGGCCACAGCACGCGCCTATGCCGAGGAACCCACCGGCTGGCTCGTGCTCACCGGAGGCTATGGCTGCGGCAAGACTCACCTGGCTGCGGCCATTGCCAACCAGTGCGTCGACTCGGGAAACCCGGCTATCTTTGTTGTTGTTCCGGATCTGCTGGATCACCTGCGAGCCGCCTTTGCTCCGAGCAGTACGGTGACCTTTGACCGCCGCTTCGATGAGATCCGTCGGGCACCCATGCTCGTCATTGACGATCTTGGCTCCCAGAGCGCCACTCCCTGGGCGCAGGAAAAGCTGTTCCAGTTGTTCGACCACCGCTACAATGCCCAGTTGCCGACCGTGATTACGATGACCAGGGACGTGGACCTCGACCCGCGCCTCAAGACACGCATCATGGATACCACCCGCTGCCGCATACTCGAGATCACCGCACCCAGCTATCGCGGCGAAGGTCGGTCGAACCCGCCACCCAAGCCCCGCTCCACCCCGAGCCCATCTCGCGGCCGCCGCGGACTGGGAGTAGCGCGCTAGACATGCCCAGCGATTTGCAGGGCCGGGACCGCGCGCGACTCGTTCGATGGCGGATCACCTTCATCGCGGTGCTTGCTGTCCTCCTTCTCCTCGCAGCATCTGGCTGGCTCAGGAGGCATTCCATCCGCGCCTATTTCAGCAGCGTCACGGGCGAGGAAGACCTCAACGAGCAGGTCAAGGGCCTGGGGCGTCTCATCATCCTGCGGCTGACTCGACCCCCGCTTCAACTGGACCCAATGGTTCCGATCGCCCACGCGGACGTCAATCCCTTTGGCGTGAATGCTTTCCTCGAGCAAGAGGTAGAGCCGCAAAAGCTCGAGCTGGCCATGCAAATGATTCGCGATGCGGGGTTTCACTGGGTGCGCCAGGAGTTTCCCTGGGAAGACATCGAACACAGCGCCCGCGGCGATTTCTGGGACCACAAGTGGAACAAGAGCGCCTGGGAAAAGTACGACCGCATCGTGGACCTGGCCAATCAGTATGGTCTGGAGCTCATTGTTCGCCTGGGCAATCCTCCTACCTGGGCGCGGGCTGACGGCGATGCCCGCGGCACCTTTGCCCCGCCAGATGATCCGGAGGACTTGGGCAACTTTGTCCATGCCGTGGTTGAGCGCTATCGCGGCAAGGTAACGTACTTTCAGATCTGGAACGAGCCCAACATCTATCCCGAATGGGGCGAGCAGCCGGTGGACGCGGCTGGCTACGTCAAGCTGCTGCAGGTTGCCTATCGCAGAGCCAAGGAAGCCAACCCTGACTGTGTCATCATCAGTGCGGGACTGGCGCAGACCATCGAAACCGGCCCAAAGAACTTGAGCGACCTCACTTACCTTCAACAGATGTACGACGCCGGCGTCAAAGGCTACTTTGATATTATGGGTGTGATGGCCTACGGCCTCTGGACCGGGCCGGGCGACCACCGGGCCAGCCCTGAGCTGACCAACTTTGCCCGCCCGCAGCTCATCCGCGACATCATGGTGCGCAACGGTGACGCAGACAAAGCGCTTTGGGCTACCGAGATCGGCTGGAACGCCGTTCCGCAGGATTTCGCCGGCATTCCCACCTACGGCCGCGTGACCCTGGACCAGCAGGCTCGCTACGCGGTACAGGCTTACCAGCGCGCCCAGGAAGAGTGGCCGTGGATGGGCGTGATGAACTACTGGTTCTTCAAGCGTGCTACAGACGCTGAGACAGGCCAGGCCTTTTACTACTTTCGGCTCGTGGAGCCCGACTTTAGTCCGCTGCCTGTGTACGCCGCGCTGCGCGACTATGCCAATCAACCGGCCGTCGTCTACCCGGGGTACCATCAGGAGGATCACTGGGCCCTGCGCTGGAGCGGAACCTGGGAGTCCGTCCAGGACAGTCAGGCCGTGCTGCAAACTATGCGCCGGAGCACCGACACGGGCAGCAGCCTGGCCTTTGACTTCCAGGGCACAGACCTCGACCTCGTGGTGCACCGCGACGAGCAGAGTGGCGAGATTCAGGTACGCCTTGATGGCCAGACTCTCCAACCCATCAGCCTTCGCAGCCAGCGGCCAGAGCACTCTGTACGCCTTCCCCTGGCCAGACGCCTGTCCAGGGGAAAGCACTCGGTCGAGATCACCACCGTCAACTCCGCGGGGACGCATGTGGACATCGACGGTCTCGTTATGCAGGCCAACACCACACCCTGGTCACTGTGGGGCCTCGCCGCGGCCGTGGTAGTGATTTTGTCCATCCTGGTGCACAGCCGCTGCCGCGGCTGGCTCACTAGGCTCACCTCTCCCTGATTCTCGCTAATGCCCCCGCTGCCAGACTGATTGACATCTGTCTATCTCGGTTGTAACATAATCCGCCTGGTCGGGACTCCACCCCGACCACACCACCATGCTCATGGAGCAAGAAGAAGGTTTCTGTGGACCCTACCATCTGTGCAGAGATCTCAGCCATCGTGCAGAGAGCACTTCAGGAGGACATCGGCTCGGGAGACGTCACCACGGAGTGGACTCTGCCAGTCGATCTCCATCAGAGGGGCCGTCTGATCGTCAAGGCTGCTGGCGTCGTAGCCGGTCTGGACGTTGCCCGAACCGTGTTCGAAACCATCGACACGTCAGTTCGCTTTGTGCCGCGCGTCGCCGACGGAGCCCCTGTGTCCGCTCGACAGACCGTCGCCACTATCGATGGCCCTGCTCGTTCTATTCTGGCCGGGGAGAGAGTTGCCCTCAACCTCTTGCAGCGTATGTCCGGCATAGCTACCCTGACCAGCCGCTACGTTGCCGCCGTGCGCGGTACGAAAGCAGTCATTCTGGACACCCGCAAGACAGCACCCGGTTTGCGCGTGCTGGACAAGCTAGCGGTGAGGCTGGGCGGCGGCCGGAACCATCGTATCGGTTTGTACGACATGGTGCTCATCAAAGACAACCATATCGCTGCCGCGGGCAGCATTACTGCGGCGGTGCAGGCGGTGAAATCACACAATCGTGCTGGCCTGAAGGTCGAGGTCGAAGTCAAGAACCTCGACGAGCTGCGTGAGGCCCTTGCCCTTGGCGTCGACCGGATCATGCTGGACAACATGAATCTGGAGGTTATGCGCCAGGCGGTAAGCATCGCCGCTGGTCGTACCGAACTTGAAGCCTCAGGAGGAGTATCCCTCGACACGGTCACTGATATCGCCCGCACGGGGGTAGATCTGATCAGCGTCGGCGCACTGACCCATTCTGCAGCCGCTCTTGACATCAGCCTGGATCTGGAAGAGCAATCCCCTGTCAGCCTGGCGGACTACCAGGCGCTGTCCGAGGATCAGGTGTCTGCTCGCATCGAGCAGGCTCGCCGCGACCTCGGTAAGGATCTGGTGATCCTGGCTCACCACTATCAGCGCGACGAGGTAGTTCGCTTTGCCGATTTGCGCGGCGATTCTCTGGAACTCTCTCGTGCCGCCGCAGAGG contains the following coding sequences:
- the nadC gene encoding Nicotinate-nucleotide pyrophosphorylase (carboxylating), with translation MDPTICAEISAIVQRALQEDIGSGDVTTEWTLPVDLHQRGRLIVKAAGVVAGLDVARTVFETIDTSVRFVPRVADGAPVSARQTVATIDGPARSILAGERVALNLLQRMSGIATLTSRYVAAVRGTKAVILDTRKTAPGLRVLDKLAVRLGGGRNHRIGLYDMVLIKDNHIAAAGSITAAVQAVKSHNRAGLKVEVEVKNLDELREALALGVDRIMLDNMNLEVMRQAVSIAAGRTELEASGGVSLDTVTDIARTGVDLISVGALTHSAAALDISLDLEEQSPVSLADYQALSEDQVSARIEQARRDLGKDLVILAHHYQRDEVVRFADLRGDSLELSRAAAEVRDARYIVFCGVDFMAETAAMLCAPTQIVCIPARAAVCPMAQMANAEQAQTAWQHLTKFWGQDLLPITYQNSYASVKAFCGERGGAVCTSANAQALFRWALKQKGHILFFPDEHLGTNSALALGIPRSKIVVWNPTEPEASARAARDATVVVWKGYCHVHTFFTVEQVADARRKYPGIQVVVHPECPAEVVAAADSSGSTSFIIRTVESAPPGASFAIGTEIHMVARLAKEHPDKLIVPLARGLCGAMYTINPYNLSYTLDRLLVDDPVNVVTVPPEIARWANLALQRMLEVN
- a CDS encoding Cellulase (glycosyl hydrolase family 5) translates to MPSDLQGRDRARLVRWRITFIAVLAVLLLLAASGWLRRHSIRAYFSSVTGEEDLNEQVKGLGRLIILRLTRPPLQLDPMVPIAHADVNPFGVNAFLEQEVEPQKLELAMQMIRDAGFHWVRQEFPWEDIEHSARGDFWDHKWNKSAWEKYDRIVDLANQYGLELIVRLGNPPTWARADGDARGTFAPPDDPEDLGNFVHAVVERYRGKVTYFQIWNEPNIYPEWGEQPVDAAGYVKLLQVAYRRAKEANPDCVIISAGLAQTIETGPKNLSDLTYLQQMYDAGVKGYFDIMGVMAYGLWTGPGDHRASPELTNFARPQLIRDIMVRNGDADKALWATEIGWNAVPQDFAGIPTYGRVTLDQQARYAVQAYQRAQEEWPWMGVMNYWFFKRATDAETGQAFYYFRLVEPDFSPLPVYAALRDYANQPAVVYPGYHQEDHWALRWSGTWESVQDSQAVLQTMRRSTDTGSSLAFDFQGTDLDLVVHRDEQSGEIQVRLDGQTLQPISLRSQRPEHSVRLPLARRLSRGKHSVEITTVNSAGTHVDIDGLVMQANTTPWSLWGLAAAVVVILSILVHSRCRGWLTRLTSP